The genome window gccgtcgcaaGCGCTGCGCtggccgcagcagcagcagtagaagCATtcgcaataacaacaaagacaaaacgCACAGTGCAGCCAACGCAATACGCGAGAGCAGAGAGCGCGAGCGCACGTGACGTGGTGCCGTTAAAATGTAtgggtttgtgtgtgtgcgtgtgtgtgtatttgtttttgtttgtgtgagCGCAAAACAGgaagaagaaaataacaacaacaacaaaaagagacaGCAGCAACGGCGACGAAGGCAGAGCTACATATGTAATTGTAAATAGTAGCAGAGGCAGCAAAGAACATTAGGGTGGCACCGAATACCAAAGTCGTAAGCCCGGAATGTGCTAGAAATTGGAGAGCACAGTTCATTATACCCGTTACCTGTAGAGAACAAGcgtatattgtatttgttgcaatctacatatatgtaacagagcccataaattttattacattccTGATCCGCATCAACAGTCGCTTCGATGTAACCTTAGAGACGATCTTACACTGATAGAAAAgtgcttaaatatatttcatattaaatttattttttttatatttaatttaagtattataagACTTAAAATTCTCAGTGTATAAGAGCTAGATCAACAAAATTTGGATTTATAATCCCcctgcattaaaaaaaaatgctagcACTTACACTATAAGAGCGAAAGACTGCAAATTTGACGTACAGACGCGAATAAACTTTTTTCCCACACTttagcaaattgaaaaaaaaaaccccacgATTTTTATGATGTTGAACACTCGTCATTCATCCCACTTAATCgcaccaaaataaaataaaataatagaaagaaataataatacaaaaattctaTTTCCCATCCCATAACAATACTTTCTAAgcagtttttaatatatacatacatataataataataataataatacactcATTCATAGGATACAATCAATGTAGATAAAATATACCCAATTTGTTATCGtttagaaattaaagaaatgttgGGACAGTGCCTTCAACTATAAGTATAATCAATAATTATAgtcattaataattattaattatactcGTGGCGCtagtaagaaaattataaataaataataataaactaataataCGTTTCGCAAGTTtcaagtaacgggtatcttaCAGTGGGTGTCTTGACTATAGCGCTCTCacttgttttcaaataaacttAAGGCGAAATACTTATTGCAAGTGGAAGGGTTGTGGCGGTATGTGGTGGGAGGTGGTGCAATTGGGGGCTGGGGGTTAGCTTTGATAATTGGGAATTGGGTTACAATTACGATATTAACAGCGCGCTTTTTGACAATGTTTCAGGTTCATCAAATGTGCATATCAAATgaataatgaattttaaatctctcaatttattaaaaaatatattttatttatgtacatatgtacatatgcatgtacatttgtgtatatattttgcatatgTGTATGAGCGTAGTCCTAAATTTggaataaagaaatttaaccctaaaaagtaaattttcgtatattttacatttgacACTGATTGAGCAAAGGCTTAAACGTCTTTTTGGGACCACCCTAAGATGCTGCGATTGCTCTGCGCTTATGCTGAGACTCAACaacagcgacgtcgactgcgactgcgactgcatTTGTGGCTGCAGGCTGCAGCAGCTTCTTTATGCTGCTTGCAGCATTGGAGCGTCATCGGTTGtaagttattgtttttgttgtcgcaGCGCTGAGCAGAGCAGAGAAAAGCAGCGCTgcgctgctgcagttgctgttgctgttgctttttatgCACTGTTTCGTTTtccaaattgttttgttgccgggcttttgttattgttatgatgcgtcgtcgtcgtcgtcgtcggcaATTTCGAAACGTGCTGGCATTTGTGTGGAATGGAACTTGTTTTGATATGCATGGGCTCGTCGCGGCGGCAGCGCTGCCAACGTCGCAAGTAATACTTAGCGGCAGCGACTGcaagagcagcagctgccttAGGCCCTGGGCAAACTTGCAGCcccaaaaacagcaacagcaacaacaacaacaacattggcagcaaattgtttgttttcacAATTCCTCTTACATTTTACTTTGTTGTGCGTTTCCCTTTAgaagcatacatatgtatgtatgtatgtaagtatgcaTGTCTGTATGTTgttacatacttacatacacatatgtatttatgttatGCATGTTcagatgtacatatgtaagtatgttcatataggtatgtatgtatgcatgtactaCTATACACATTAAGGGCAGCTTGCAACAATGCTGCGACTGCGTCAACGACTGCGCTGCCAACGTTGCTGCCGAGCCCAGCGAAGTTTGATGAAGGTTCATTGTACTTTTTTGGGTTTCGTCTTTGCCTCTTTGTGGCGCTTCCGCATTAACatcttacatacatacatttacgTACAtattatacccttgcagaggatATGATAATTTTATCATGAAATTTGTTACgctcaacaaaatattaagaacagcataattgtgtttttaaataacaatcttcaagtacattttctttaatatctgctcaattttttattgttatttttcaatttttttttttttttttatatgtttagcatagtaaaaaagttttccaaacGCGTGTACCTAGGCCTCTTTGTTGGGGCAACTTAAAACTTGGGTATTCgtaaaatacaagaaaaagagagaaattaTTAGATCATCGATTCCTAAAGCAGCTCTAACATTTAAAgagtatacacatacatacaaatatgtatgcatgtaagtCCTGACATTCAATATGAAGAAGCTCCATCAACATttgcgattttttttattttttcactttttgcactttttgttTGTAGCATCTTTCACTTCTTCGTATTTggtattgttttatacatcATGACCAAATTGGATTAAAATTTGACTACTATGTACCACAAGGTATGTTATTTTAACTACAAatgaatattataattaataaaactattatatgtattttttttttttttatacatttatttgggGAAACTGTTTCTTTAACATTCTATTTTTCGTAAAATCTACAGTTCATCAAATCTTTGGTGTGCctaactttttttgttgttgttatgcttTATCGCGCAttcatgtgtatgtatgcgtgcatgtatgcatgtgtatatgtatgcacatgtgggtcaaaatttacaatttgaaatacGAAGATTTTCGTATTCTTTCTTGTAtttgctactgttgttgttatcttcTTCACATCCTTGCTACCACTTTCGCGTGTaacactgtgtgtgtgtgcacactgGCCAAACAAGTTGCGAagtgcaaaacaaaacagaaaaatgatATAGTCAACTTCGGTAGCTGAAAGAACAAAACATGGGAAAACAGGCTCAAAATTCTGATTAGATAATTTCTCACTATTTGGACAGCACATCATTGACGTCTCTGTTTTGTATCTTAAGGACTTAAGCctacatatagtatgtataaaaaaaaaaattgattttcgactgtATAAGACTGTAATTCAAATTCATTTCCGATGCTCTGTTACGCTTTATAATTGCAACACTAATTCAAAAACCTAATACCTACTACTGATGATAAACGCTTATGCCACAAGCTCAgcatatatttgcatatatgtatttttaaaactcaaccTCTAAAAACccgataaaataaatatttactttaaaaagtaagttacatttatttatataatttatttgcgcAATTGTTCGATTCCAAATTAATGATGGCGCGTATATATCGAGAATATTACGATTGGTCCTATATAAAGGGTGAATTAAGCTGTAGAAAGTATCAGTTTCTTCCTTTCCTTCGAGAGGTTCAGTGAGTCGAATCCATCGTCATGAAAATTGCCATCTCCTGTGTTATTGGTAAGCATTGGAGATTCCAAGATCCTGACCATCTTATATTAACTTGAACAACACATTTCTTATTTCCAGCGAGCTTTTTGCTCTTAAGCTTTGTTGATCTGTCCGCAGGAACGGATTGTGGATGCCCGACTACGACAACTCCATGTccgccaacaacaaccacatgtacaacaacgacaaccacatgcacaccaaaaacaaccaaatgtacaacaacaacaactccatgtacaacaacgacaaccacatgcacaccaaaaacaacaacaacatgcacaccaaaaacaacaacaacatgcacaCCAAAAACCACCtcatgtacaacaacaacaaccacatgcaCACCAAAAACCACCTCAtgtaaaacaacaaccacatgcaCACCAAAAACCACCtcatgtacaacaacaactccttgtacaacaacaacaactccttgtacaacaacaacaactccttgtacaacaacaacaaccacatgcaCACCAAAAACCACCTCAtgtaaaacaacaaccacatgcaCACCAAAAACCACCtcatgtacaacaacaactcctgtacaacaacaacaaccttgtacaacaacaacaaccacatgcaCACCAAAAACAACCTCAtgtaaaacaacaaccacatgcaCACCGAAAACCACCTCATGTAAGACAACAACCAAGAAAACCACCTCTTGTTGGCCTAAGACAACCAAACGTAGACCACGCAAGCCCCATGGACCATGTGGTCCCGGTGGTAAGGCTTGTCCCGGCTGCCCATCTCAAGCACAGCTCTGCAAGGAGCTCTTGAGAGAACTGGACGCCATTGAAAGGAAGATCAGGTCCTGTGTCTGTGGAGGGTGTATGTAACTGTTGTAAGACGGATATGGACCCAGTATTGTGAACCATCAGCCCGATCACTGACTGATCAAAATGGATAACCACTGAAACTCGTTAATTAGTTTATAATacctattttttgtttaaataaaaatgaattctaTTGCATACCAACTAtaaaagttttacttttaagtttttttgaaaattatccACAATTGAACGATCttcctacactgaaaaaaaagaccaagttctaaaatcaagaaaattcatcttaaatattttgttcttaaaataagattattttaagaccaaattactaaaactaagattattaatctaaaaaatcttaaaatcttaatataagaataaaaatcttaaattgttaggaaagtataaataggtactatttcgaatcaaacaaatgagcaccgtggcaccgtggcgctctggttagagaggccgcttcagttgtgaagcagtaggcggcggttcgaatccccctcgtaacaaaattaaataacatttataaaattactaaaacagaataaaatataaataaatcaagatttaaaaataaaaaagaatataaatataaaaaataattttcatttattttattttttgattttaattttaagaacatttattcttaaaataagatcttggtcttatttaaaatgttcttaaaatcaagatgtgttctcttaattcaagaatttgatgttctcgactcattttttagaccaaaaatcttagttctgagattttagaacatttttttatcagtgtaaggaaagagttttattaaagtgcaaaagtttttatatttggcCTGAAACAGTTACaatgaaaattgtaattgttttaaaatttgactacTATGTACCACAAGGTATGTTATTTTAActacaaatgtatattataattaataaaactattatatgtagttttttttttttttttttttacatttatttgggGAAACTGTTTCTTTAACATTCTATTTTTCGTAAAATCTAcagtttatcaaatctttgGTGTgccttacttttttttgttgttgttatgcttTATCGCGCAttcatgtgtatgtatgcgtgcatgtatgcatgtgtatatgtatgcacatgtgggtcaaaatttacaatttgaaatacGAAGATTTTCGTATTCTTTCTTGTAtttgctactgttgttgttatcttcTTCACATCCTTGCTACCACTTTCGCGTGTaacactgtgtgtgtgtgcacactgGCCAAACAAGTTGCGAagtgcaaaacaaaacagaaaaatgatatcactgcggacggcagttcgcgttagtgacgaaagcagcacgaagggtgctaagggcgactaactatatatacagctaagttggaaaatttgctacgactgtccgatcagattgagttatataccgatcgaaaggtttagtcctaacttacaaaatggcatactaaaactttttctaattcacctgggtcatgagatacgggggtgtaagtgggagggaaaaaatttgtatgatcgcagcttgtggagccattggggctttttggtaaaattatttattttttaaaaatttttatcaaaaatacgcgtcgattgataccaaatccgttaactggttcaaaagataataaaatttgaaatatttagtggacttttcaaaatgaaatgaaaagttagtttctttgtttgtctgtttgtatcaaagcgctaaaaaagctaagatgtaatgatggagatttattcctctttgaaaatctagaaatgtttgttttacgactttttcaatttcccgctagtttagcgggaaaacgctaaatcccgctaaaattgaaactccaacagtttccaaaccatagaagatatgttctatatatcattggaaaggaatgtttgagggcttttatgcgtaccttaaaactttttttctaaagtattcaggtaacattttacaggtgaaacaAAGTTGTTTAGCTAACATTTTGGcgaattttgacaaaacggctctaacgatttttgttaaattttattatgttgtaaaacgtacaatttcgcgttttttggtaaatgaaacatttggttgaggggtttggaagatattacctgttaagtgaataaatacatttttctattggtcgaaaatcacgttttagtacgaaaaactttttggttttatgagatgtctcaaccaaactgatacaatatgcatttaacttggttttatatatcctgaccaaagttggtttaaatcggactactataccatatagctgtcataggaccgatcgggtcaaaataaggttttagtatgaaaaacttgtttgtttagtgagatattttaaccaaattgatagcatttgcatttaagtcagttttaaaaatcctgaccgaagttagttgttatctgattactatatcatgtagccaatcggtccaatattaagtcttggtatgaaaaactttcttgttttacgagatatcgtaaccaaactaatagaatatgcatttaaattagacttatatactCTGACCAatgttggttctaatcgaaccactatatcatatagctgtcatagcactgatcgggcgaaattcaggtcttagtatgaaaaacttttttttttcatagtaagtacggggtctccgacagtagagtatgctcggctgtaacaacgcgagcaaagcgagcagggggcggagcccccaagtttttctttataattaaagaacaatttttttttaaatatgaaatacgttgaacaactaaatttatctattttactatttgcctgcattaatgataaagttacaatgtcaaaagcaaaagcaattgcaaaaatttctgatatcccacaaaaaaaaactctacacgaggtaaaagtctagtgacgaaagcaatttctagccgcaaaatttcagtttaatctaaaaattttaaataaaaatataaattaataacaaaaaagcgataattggcattcggcactgcgcaaaaagtaatttttatgtacaaagaagctcaccctttttgctcacagtgcacaatgccaattttcgctttttttttttattaatttatatttttatttaaaatttttagattaaactgaattttgttcgtcacaaaattggatatcagaaattttggggctagaaattgctttcatcactagacttttacctcgtgtagaggttttttttgtgggatagtCAATTTCGGTAGCTGAAAAAACAAAGCATGGAAAAACAGGCTCAAAATTCTGATTAGATAATTTCTCACTATTTGGACAGCACATCATTGACGTCtctgttttgtattttaaggACTTAAGCctacatatagtatgtataaaaaaaacttgattttcgactgtaTAAGACTGTAATTCAAATTCATTTCCGATGCTCTGTTACGCTTTATAATTGCAACACTAATTCAAAAACCTAATACCTACTACTGGTGATAAACGCTTATGCCACAAGCTCAGCATATATTTGCatacatgtatttttaaaactcaaccTCTAAAAACccgataaaataaatatttactttaaaaagtaagttacatttatttatataatttatttgcgcAATTGTTCGATTCCAAATTAATGATGGCGCGTATATATCGAGAATATTACGATTGGTCCTATATAAAGGGTGAATTAAGCTGTAGAAAGTATCAGTTTCTTCCTTTCCTTCGAGAGGTTCAGTGAGTCGAATCCATCGTCATGAAAATTGCCATCTCTTGTGTTATTGGTAAGCATTGGAGATTCCAAGATCCTGACCATCTTACAATAACTTGAACAACGCATTTCTTATTTCCAGCGAGCTTCTTGCTCTTAAGCTTTGTTGATCTATCCGCAGGAACGGATTGTGGATGCCCGACTACGACAACTCCATGTccgccaacaacaaccacatgtacaacaacgacaaccacatgcacaccaaaaacaaccaaatgtacaacaacaacaactccatgtccaccaacaacaaccacatgttcaacaacaacaaccacatgcacaccaaaaacaacaacaacatgcacaCCAAAAACCACCtcatgtacaacaacaacaaccacatgcaCACCAAAAACCACCTCAtgtaaaacaacaaccacatgcaCACCAAAAACCACCTCATGTAAGACAACAACCACATGcacaccaaaaacaacaaccacatgcaCACCAAAAACCACCTCAtgtaaaacaacaaccacatgcaCACCAAAAACCACCTCATGTAACAACAACTccttgtacaacaacaacaactccttgtacaacaacaacaaccacatgcaCACCAAAAACCACCTCAtgtaaaacaacaaccacatgcaCACCAAAAACCACCtcatgtacaacaacaactccttgtacaacaacaacaactccttgtacaacaacaacaaccacatgcaCACCAAAAACAACCTCAtgtaaaacaacaaccacatgcaCACCGAAAACCACCTCATGTAAGACAACAACCAAGAAAACCACCTCTTGTTGGCCTAAGACAACCAAACGTAGACCACGCAAGCCCCATGGACCATGTGGTCCCGGAGGTAAGGCTTGTCCCGGCTGCCCATCTCAAGCACAGCTCTGCAAGGAGCTCTTGAGAGAACTGGACGCCATTGAAAGGAAGATCAGGTACTGTGTCTGTGGAGGGTGTATGTAACTGTTGTAAGACGGATATGGACCCAGTATTGTGAACCATCAGCCCGATCACTGACTGATCAAAATGGATACCCACTGAAACTCGTTAATTAGTTTATAATacctattttttgtttaaataaaaatgaattctaTTGCATACCAACTATAAATGTTTTACTTTTAAGTTTCTTTGAAAATTATCCACAATTGAACGATCTTCCTAAGGAAAGAGTTTTATTAAagtgcaaaagtttttatatttggcCTGAAACGGTAGCaatgaaaagttttaattctgaaaaagagaaaagtgGTATAGACCTTCTTATTAAATGACAGATTCGAATTTAAGGAGTGTAAGGAATCTTCTGTCTTTTAACATCACTTCTTCATTTTGGGATATCTTTTTCTTACAATCGTTTAAAGAGAATTAGAAAAGCTTTAAGAACTGGTAGACTACCTTAGAAATTAtactaaaaagcaaaaaaaatttaacttgaaaTTCAATAGTAGtcttattgaaaatatatcgaattatacattatttttagtaaGTTCTTTAGTttgtttatgaaaaaaaatgtaatttagcCTTATCGATCAAGTTTAAACGAACTTTTCGAATAAAGAAAACCTTGAACTTGTATTGCATTCATATAcagttttatttcaaaaacaattatatatattaacactGAAGTTATATTAAGAACTAGAAGGTATTTGCTCAATTGCTCGCACCGGAAATAAACAAGCCTATATAACGGGAGCATTGAGCCGTAGAAAGTATCAGTTTCTACCTTTACTGCGGGGAGGAATCAAGCAGGAATTTCACGGAGCATATCGTCATGAAATTGACCATAGCCTGCATTATTGGTAATTTATATAGATCGCatctttgaaaattaattatagcTTAACTGGTATATCTAGTTAGCTTTGTTCTCTTAAACATTGTCGGCCAGAGTACGGAGTGTAGATGGCATTCACAAAATAGTCCGGCAACTCcaagaaaaactaaaagagCAACTCGTAAGGTAATCTGCAGAACTACAAGATGTGGAGCTCCGAAAACAACTAGACGACCCACACAAAGAACCACTCGAAAAATAAGATgtgtaaaaattcaaaagacaACCCGAAGAACAACCAGAAGAACAACTCAGAGGACAACACGCAGAAGAACGTGTAAGACAACGTCTAAAAGAACGTGTAAGACAACCCCTAAAACAACGTGTAAGACAACTTCGAGGACAACACCTAAAACAACGTGTAAGACTACTTCGAGGACAACACTTAAAACAACGTGTAAGACAACTTCAAGGACAACACCTAGGGATACCAACTGCCAGACCACAAGATCAACTACACCCAGAGTAACATGTAAGACAACCAATGGGACACCATCCCAACCTTGTTACCCATGCAGTCCTTGCGGTCCTGGGGGAAAGGATTGTCCTGGATGTCCACCACAAGAACAGCTCTGCGAGGAGCTTATGGCCCAACAAAGGACACTCAAGCAGATGATTAGGACATGCGTCTGTGATGTGACACATCCTACGGATGATTaactaaaattgttttctgaattttaaatataactgcttacaattaaaattacttaatattACAATTTCAGTTTTTGCGATCCAAACACGGTTGGGTTATTGAATTTAAGAATTCATTGTTGACTGTACAAAATTCCATACTAAAATTCGGTTTATCTACATTCAATTGTCATTAGCccaatgtttttcttttagacTCATGATgttttattgatatatttaatgaatcatcttaaaatttgcaaacgcatcagattttttgttttttttttagttataatttaatatcatTAAGTGAGAACCCGATAACCCCGATTTTGACATAGTTGCTAgtcaaattacaaaaaaaaaaaacccttttgACTAGCATTTACCCAATATATAGA of Drosophila innubila isolate TH190305 chromosome X, UK_Dinn_1.0, whole genome shotgun sequence contains these proteins:
- the LOC117787854 gene encoding salivary glue protein Sgs-3-like encodes the protein MKIAISCVIASFLLLSFVDLSAGTDCGCPTTTTPCPPTTTTCTTTTTTCTPKTTKCTTTTKPPHVQQQQPHAHQKPPHVKQQPHAHQKPPHVRQQPHAHQKQQPHAHQKPPHVKQQPHAHQKPPHVTTTPCTTTTTPCTTTTTTCTPKTTSCKTTTTCTPKTTSCTTTTPCTTTTTPCTTTTTTCTPKTTSCKTTTTCTPKTTSCKTTTKKTTSCWPKTTKRRPRKPHGPCGPGGKACPGCPSQAQLCKELLRELDAIERKIRYCVCGGCM